The Polyodon spathula isolate WHYD16114869_AA chromosome 13, ASM1765450v1, whole genome shotgun sequence genome includes a region encoding these proteins:
- the phyhiplb gene encoding phytanoyl-CoA hydroxylase-interacting protein-like isoform X2: protein MEELPVPQNIKINNITCDSFKISWDMDPKSKERITHYFIDLNKKENKNSNKFKHKDVPTKLVAKAVPLPMTVRGHWFLSPRTEYTVAVQTASKQSDGDYAVSEWSEIIEFCTADYSPVHLTQLLEKAEVIAGRMLKFSLFYRNQHKEYFDKARLQQGNKMMPSVKDNSGSHGSPISGKLEGIFFSCNTEFNTGKAPQDSPYGRYRFEVQAEILFNQKTNLYFGDLYCMYTAYHYVILVLAPSGSPGDEFCKQRLPQLNIADNKFLTCTEDKDGRLVFHHAQDVILEVIYTDPLDLSLGTVAEISGHQLRSLSTVNAKKDPSCKICNISVGR from the exons ATGGAGGAGCTTCCAGTTCCACAAAACATCAAGATAAATAACATCACATGCGACTCCTTTAAGATCTCCTGGGACATGGACCCGAAGTCCAAGGAGCGCATCACACACTACTTCATTGACCTTAACAAGAAGGAGAACAAGAATTCAAACAAGTTTAAACATAAG GATGTTCCAACAAAACTGGTGGCCAAAGCAGTGCCTCTACCCATGACTGTGAGGGGCCACTGGTTCCTGAGCCCTCGAACCGAATACACAGTTGCTGTTCAGACTGCCTCGAAGCAGAGCGATGGGGATTACGCTGTGTCTGAATGGAGTGAAATTATTGAGTTCTGCACTGCTG ATTACTCTCCAGTGCATCTGACACAGTTGTTAGAGAAAGCTGAAGTGATTGCAGGGCGAATGCTGAAATTTTCACTGTTTTATCGAAACCAGCATAAAGAATATTTTGATAAAGCCAG ATTGCAACAAGGGAATAAAATGATGCCGTCAGTAAAGGATAACAGTGGGAGCCACGGCTCTCCAATCAGTGGCAAACTGGAAGGCATCTTCTTCAGCTGCAATACCGAGTTTAACACTGGGAAGGCACCGCAAGACTCGCCATATGGAAGATACCGATTTGAGGTCCAGGCTGAAATACTTTTTAACCAAAAGACTAACCTTTACTTCGGTgacttgtactgtatgtacacagCCTACCACTATGTCATCCTTGTTCTCGCCCCCTCTGGTTCGCCAGGCGATGAGTTTTGCAAACAGCGCCTCCCTCAGTTAAATATTGCAGACAACAAGTTTCTGACCTGCACCGAGGACAAGGACGGCAGGCTGGTATTTCACCACGCCCAGGATGTCATTTTGGAGGTGATCTACACTGATCCCCTAGATCTTTCCCTTGGAACAGTCGCTGAGATTAGTGGTCACCAGCTAAGGAGCTTGTCCACAGTGAATGCAAAGAAAGACCCGAGCTGCAAGATCTGCAACATCAGTGTTGGACGTTAA
- the phyhiplb gene encoding phytanoyl-CoA hydroxylase-interacting protein-like isoform X1, which produces MEVPRLGHSISSPTSPCDNMIKNLSLEAIQLCDREGHKSQDSGIAEMEELPVPQNIKINNITCDSFKISWDMDPKSKERITHYFIDLNKKENKNSNKFKHKDVPTKLVAKAVPLPMTVRGHWFLSPRTEYTVAVQTASKQSDGDYAVSEWSEIIEFCTADYSPVHLTQLLEKAEVIAGRMLKFSLFYRNQHKEYFDKARLQQGNKMMPSVKDNSGSHGSPISGKLEGIFFSCNTEFNTGKAPQDSPYGRYRFEVQAEILFNQKTNLYFGDLYCMYTAYHYVILVLAPSGSPGDEFCKQRLPQLNIADNKFLTCTEDKDGRLVFHHAQDVILEVIYTDPLDLSLGTVAEISGHQLRSLSTVNAKKDPSCKICNISVGR; this is translated from the exons GCCATAAATCTCAAGATAGTGGGATTGCAGAGATGGAGGAGCTTCCAGTTCCACAAAACATCAAGATAAATAACATCACATGCGACTCCTTTAAGATCTCCTGGGACATGGACCCGAAGTCCAAGGAGCGCATCACACACTACTTCATTGACCTTAACAAGAAGGAGAACAAGAATTCAAACAAGTTTAAACATAAG GATGTTCCAACAAAACTGGTGGCCAAAGCAGTGCCTCTACCCATGACTGTGAGGGGCCACTGGTTCCTGAGCCCTCGAACCGAATACACAGTTGCTGTTCAGACTGCCTCGAAGCAGAGCGATGGGGATTACGCTGTGTCTGAATGGAGTGAAATTATTGAGTTCTGCACTGCTG ATTACTCTCCAGTGCATCTGACACAGTTGTTAGAGAAAGCTGAAGTGATTGCAGGGCGAATGCTGAAATTTTCACTGTTTTATCGAAACCAGCATAAAGAATATTTTGATAAAGCCAG ATTGCAACAAGGGAATAAAATGATGCCGTCAGTAAAGGATAACAGTGGGAGCCACGGCTCTCCAATCAGTGGCAAACTGGAAGGCATCTTCTTCAGCTGCAATACCGAGTTTAACACTGGGAAGGCACCGCAAGACTCGCCATATGGAAGATACCGATTTGAGGTCCAGGCTGAAATACTTTTTAACCAAAAGACTAACCTTTACTTCGGTgacttgtactgtatgtacacagCCTACCACTATGTCATCCTTGTTCTCGCCCCCTCTGGTTCGCCAGGCGATGAGTTTTGCAAACAGCGCCTCCCTCAGTTAAATATTGCAGACAACAAGTTTCTGACCTGCACCGAGGACAAGGACGGCAGGCTGGTATTTCACCACGCCCAGGATGTCATTTTGGAGGTGATCTACACTGATCCCCTAGATCTTTCCCTTGGAACAGTCGCTGAGATTAGTGGTCACCAGCTAAGGAGCTTGTCCACAGTGAATGCAAAGAAAGACCCGAGCTGCAAGATCTGCAACATCAGTGTTGGACGTTAA